From Phyllopteryx taeniolatus isolate TA_2022b chromosome 18, UOR_Ptae_1.2, whole genome shotgun sequence, the proteins below share one genomic window:
- the smek1 gene encoding serine/threonine-protein phosphatase 4 regulatory subunit 3 isoform X1 has product MTDTRRRVKVYTLNEDRQWDDRGTGHVSSGYVDRLKGTSLLVRAESDGSLLLESKINTNTAYQKQQDTLIVWSEAENYDLALSFQEKAGCDEIWEKICQVQGKDPSVDITQDVVDELEEERFDDMSSPGLELPPCELNRLEDLAELVASSLPSPLRREKLALAVENEGYIRKLLELFRVCEDLENQEGLHHLYEIIKGIFLLNRTALFEVMFSEECIMDVIGCLEFDPALQQPRRHREFLTKTARFKEVIPIADPELLQKIHQTYQVQYIQDMVLPTPSVFEENMLSTLHSFIFFNKVEIVGMLQDDEKFLTDLFAQLTDEATDDDKRHELVNFLKEFCAFSQTLQPQNRDAFFKTLSNMGILPALEVILGMDDVQVRGAATDIFSYLVEYNPSMVREFVMQESQQNDDDILLINLIIEHMICDTDPELGGAVQLMGLLRTLVDPENMLATANKTEKTEFLSFFYKHCMHVLSAPLLANTTEEKPSKDDFQTSQLLALILELLTFCVEHHTYHIKNYIINKDILRRVLVLTSSQHAFLALCALRFMRRIIGLKDEFYNRYIMRNFLFEPVVKAFLKNGSRYNLMNSAIIEMFEYVRVEDVKSLTAHIIENYWKALEDVDYVQTFKGLKLRYEQQRERQDNPKLDSMRSILRNHRFRRDARTLEDEEEMWFNTDEEDLEDGEAVVRPSDKMKSEEDLMEPISKFMERKKLKDSDDKEVLGKSSLSGRQNPTFKLSFSGSTKTSLSSPPSAASLNPGSPGSPESPSSGTKSSGATPAVTTKGGLVGLVDYPDDDEDEEDDEEEEGESKDDPLPPSKKSKLNS; this is encoded by the exons ATGACGGACACTCGACGACGAGTCAAAGTCTATACCCTCAACGAGGACAGACAGTGGGACGACCGCGGCACCGGACACGTCTCGTCTGGTTATGTGGACCGACTGAAAGGCACGTCTCTACTGGTGCGAGCCGAGAGTGACG GTTCTCTACTACTGGAgtccaaaataaacacaaacacagcgtACCAGAAACAGCAG GATACGCTCATCGTGTGGTCAGAGGCCGAAAACTATGATTTGGCCCTCAGCTTCCAGGAGAAAGCCGGTTGCGATGAGATCTGGGAGAAGATTTGCCAG GTGCAAGGAAAGGACCCTTCGGTGGACATTACCCAAGATGTGGTCGACGAGCTGGAAGAAGAGCGCTTCGATGACATGTCATCGCCTGGTTTGGAGCTGCCGCCGTGCGAGCTGAATCGGCTCGAGGACTTGGCGGAGCTGGTGGCCTCCTCGCTACCGTCGCCTCTGCGGCGCGAGAAACTGGCACTGGCTGTGGAGAACGAGGGCTACATTCGCAAGCTCCTCGAACTGTTCCGTGTGTGCGAGGATCTGGAGAACCAGGAGGGACTGCACCACCTATACGAAATCATCAAAGGCATTTTTCTACTCAACCGCACCGCGCTCTTTGAGGTCATGTTCTCGGAAGAATGCATCATGGACGTCATCGGTTGTCTGGAGTTTGACCCGGCGCTCCAGCAGCCCCGGCGGCACCGGGAGTTCCTCACAAAGACGGCCCGCTTTAAGGAGGTGATCCCCATTGCAGACCCTGAACTGCTTCAGAAAATACACCAGACGTATCAGGTGCAGTACATTCAGGACATGGTACTGCCCACTCCTTCTGTCTTTGAGGAGAACATGCTGTCCACCCTGCACTCCTTCATCTTTTTCAACAAGGTGGAGATTGTGGGCATGCTTCAG GACGATGAGAAGTTCCTGACAGATCTTTTTGCACAGCTAACGGATGAGGCTACAGATGATGACAAAAGACACGAACTG GTTAACTTCTTGAAGGAATTCTGTGCATTCTCACAAACATTACAACCTCAAAACAGAGATGCCTTCTTCAAGACACTGTCAAACATGGGTATTCTTCCTGCACTGGAGGTCATACTG GGAATGGATGACGTTCAGGTGCGGGGGGCGGCAACAGATATCTTCTCTTATCTGGTGGAGTACAACCCCTCCATGGTACGAGAATTTGTCATGCAGGAGTCTCAGCAAAATGATGAC GACATCCTACTGATCAACCTCATCATAGAACACATGATCTGTGATACTGACCCCGAGTTAGGAGGGGCTGTGCAGCTGATGGGTCTGCTTCGAACTCTGGTGGATCCAGAAAACATGCTGGCTACCGCAAAT AAAACTGAAAAGACCGAGTTCTTGAGCTTCTTCTACAAGCACTGTATGCATGTCCTGTCAGCTCCACTACTGGCCAACACCACCGAGGAAAAGCCGAGCAAAG ATGATTTCCAAACATCCCAGTTGTTAGCGCTCATTCTCGAACTGCTGACATTCTGTGTGGAGCACCACACCTACCACATCAAGAACTACATCATCAACAAGGACATTCTCAGGAGGGTCCTGGTACTCACATCCTCTCAGCACGCTTTCTTGGCATTAT GTGCCCTGCGCTTCATGCGGCGAATCATCGGTTTGAAGGATGAATTCTACAACCGCTACATTATGAGAAATTTTCTCTTTGAGCCAGTCGTGAAGGCCTTTCTCAAAAACGGCTCGCGTTACAATCTCATGAACTCGGCCATCATTGAGATGTTTGAATATGTCCGTGTG GAGGATGTGAAGTCTCTCACCGCTCACATCATTGAGAATTACTGGAAGGCTCTCGAGGATGTGGACTATGTTCAGACCTTCAAGGGCCTCAAGCTGCGCTATGAACAGCAGCGTGAGAGGCAGGACAACCCCAAACTAGACAG CATGCGTTCCATCTTGAGGAACCACCGCTTCCGCCGCGACGCGCGGACActggaagatgaggaggagatgTGGTTCAACACGGATGAGGAGGACCTTGAGGATGGTGAGGCTGTAGTACGTCCCTCGGACAAGATGAAGAGCGAGGAGGACCTCATGGAACCCATAAGCAAGTTCATGGAGAGGAAGAAAt TGAAAGACTCTGATGACAAGGAAGTTCTGGGGAAGTCAAGCTTGTCGGGCCGGCAGAACCCAACCTTCAAACTTTCCTTTTCTGGGTCCACCAAAACCAGCCTGTCGAGCCCTCCGTCAGCTGCCTCGCTGAACCCAGGTTCTCCTGGCTCACCAGAATCTCCGAGCTCAGGGACGAAGAGCTCAGGTGCCACCCCAGCGGTGACCACAAAG
- the LOC133468642 gene encoding enhancer of rudimentary homolog isoform X2, giving the protein MSHTILLVQPTKRPEGRTYADYESVNECMEGVCKMYEEHLKRMNPNSPSITYDISQLFDFIDDLADLSCLVADTQTYQPYNKDWIKEKIYVLLRRQAHQAGK; this is encoded by the exons ATG TCGCACACAATCCTGTTGGTTCAGCCCACCAAGAGACCCGAAGGCCGGACATATGCTGACTACGAGTCGGTGAATGAATGCATGGAAG GTGTGTGCAAAATGTATGAAGAGCATCTCAAGAGGATGAATCCAAACAGTCCATCCATCACATACGATATTAGTCAGTTGTTTGACTTCATTGACGACTTGGCAGACCTGAGCTGTCTTGT AGCGGACACCCAAACATACCAGCCGTACAACAAAGACTGGATCAAGGAGAAGATTTACGTCCTGCTGAGACGTCAAGCTCACCAAGCAGGGAAGTAA
- the LOC133468642 gene encoding enhancer of rudimentary homolog isoform X1, producing the protein MSHTILLVQPTKRPEGRTYADYESVNECMEGVCKMYEEHLKRMNPNSPSITYDISQLFDFIDDLADLSCLVYRADTQTYQPYNKDWIKEKIYVLLRRQAHQAGK; encoded by the exons ATG TCGCACACAATCCTGTTGGTTCAGCCCACCAAGAGACCCGAAGGCCGGACATATGCTGACTACGAGTCGGTGAATGAATGCATGGAAG GTGTGTGCAAAATGTATGAAGAGCATCTCAAGAGGATGAATCCAAACAGTCCATCCATCACATACGATATTAGTCAGTTGTTTGACTTCATTGACGACTTGGCAGACCTGAGCTGTCTTGT TTACAGAGCGGACACCCAAACATACCAGCCGTACAACAAAGACTGGATCAAGGAGAAGATTTACGTCCTGCTGAGACGTCAAGCTCACCAAGCAGGGAAGTAA
- the smek1 gene encoding serine/threonine-protein phosphatase 4 regulatory subunit 3 isoform X2 — protein sequence MTDTRRRVKVYTLNEDRQWDDRGTGHVSSGYVDRLKGTSLLVRAESDGSLLLESKINTNTAYQKQQDTLIVWSEAENYDLALSFQEKAGCDEIWEKICQVQGKDPSVDITQDVVDELEEERFDDMSSPGLELPPCELNRLEDLAELVASSLPSPLRREKLALAVENEGYIRKLLELFRVCEDLENQEGLHHLYEIIKGIFLLNRTALFEVMFSEECIMDVIGCLEFDPALQQPRRHREFLTKTARFKEVIPIADPELLQKIHQTYQVQYIQDMVLPTPSVFEENMLSTLHSFIFFNKVEIVGMLQDDEKFLTDLFAQLTDEATDDDKRHELVNFLKEFCAFSQTLQPQNRDAFFKTLSNMGILPALEVILGMDDVQVRGAATDIFSYLVEYNPSMVREFVMQESQQNDDDILLINLIIEHMICDTDPELGGAVQLMGLLRTLVDPENMLATANKTEKTEFLSFFYKHCMHVLSAPLLANTTEEKPSKDDFQTSQLLALILELLTFCVEHHTYHIKNYIINKDILRRVLVLTSSQHAFLALCALRFMRRIIGLKDEFYNRYIMRNFLFEPVVKAFLKNGSRYNLMNSAIIEMFEYVRVDVKSLTAHIIENYWKALEDVDYVQTFKGLKLRYEQQRERQDNPKLDSMRSILRNHRFRRDARTLEDEEEMWFNTDEEDLEDGEAVVRPSDKMKSEEDLMEPISKFMERKKLKDSDDKEVLGKSSLSGRQNPTFKLSFSGSTKTSLSSPPSAASLNPGSPGSPESPSSGTKSSGATPAVTTKGGLVGLVDYPDDDEDEEDDEEEEGESKDDPLPPSKKSKLNS from the exons ATGACGGACACTCGACGACGAGTCAAAGTCTATACCCTCAACGAGGACAGACAGTGGGACGACCGCGGCACCGGACACGTCTCGTCTGGTTATGTGGACCGACTGAAAGGCACGTCTCTACTGGTGCGAGCCGAGAGTGACG GTTCTCTACTACTGGAgtccaaaataaacacaaacacagcgtACCAGAAACAGCAG GATACGCTCATCGTGTGGTCAGAGGCCGAAAACTATGATTTGGCCCTCAGCTTCCAGGAGAAAGCCGGTTGCGATGAGATCTGGGAGAAGATTTGCCAG GTGCAAGGAAAGGACCCTTCGGTGGACATTACCCAAGATGTGGTCGACGAGCTGGAAGAAGAGCGCTTCGATGACATGTCATCGCCTGGTTTGGAGCTGCCGCCGTGCGAGCTGAATCGGCTCGAGGACTTGGCGGAGCTGGTGGCCTCCTCGCTACCGTCGCCTCTGCGGCGCGAGAAACTGGCACTGGCTGTGGAGAACGAGGGCTACATTCGCAAGCTCCTCGAACTGTTCCGTGTGTGCGAGGATCTGGAGAACCAGGAGGGACTGCACCACCTATACGAAATCATCAAAGGCATTTTTCTACTCAACCGCACCGCGCTCTTTGAGGTCATGTTCTCGGAAGAATGCATCATGGACGTCATCGGTTGTCTGGAGTTTGACCCGGCGCTCCAGCAGCCCCGGCGGCACCGGGAGTTCCTCACAAAGACGGCCCGCTTTAAGGAGGTGATCCCCATTGCAGACCCTGAACTGCTTCAGAAAATACACCAGACGTATCAGGTGCAGTACATTCAGGACATGGTACTGCCCACTCCTTCTGTCTTTGAGGAGAACATGCTGTCCACCCTGCACTCCTTCATCTTTTTCAACAAGGTGGAGATTGTGGGCATGCTTCAG GACGATGAGAAGTTCCTGACAGATCTTTTTGCACAGCTAACGGATGAGGCTACAGATGATGACAAAAGACACGAACTG GTTAACTTCTTGAAGGAATTCTGTGCATTCTCACAAACATTACAACCTCAAAACAGAGATGCCTTCTTCAAGACACTGTCAAACATGGGTATTCTTCCTGCACTGGAGGTCATACTG GGAATGGATGACGTTCAGGTGCGGGGGGCGGCAACAGATATCTTCTCTTATCTGGTGGAGTACAACCCCTCCATGGTACGAGAATTTGTCATGCAGGAGTCTCAGCAAAATGATGAC GACATCCTACTGATCAACCTCATCATAGAACACATGATCTGTGATACTGACCCCGAGTTAGGAGGGGCTGTGCAGCTGATGGGTCTGCTTCGAACTCTGGTGGATCCAGAAAACATGCTGGCTACCGCAAAT AAAACTGAAAAGACCGAGTTCTTGAGCTTCTTCTACAAGCACTGTATGCATGTCCTGTCAGCTCCACTACTGGCCAACACCACCGAGGAAAAGCCGAGCAAAG ATGATTTCCAAACATCCCAGTTGTTAGCGCTCATTCTCGAACTGCTGACATTCTGTGTGGAGCACCACACCTACCACATCAAGAACTACATCATCAACAAGGACATTCTCAGGAGGGTCCTGGTACTCACATCCTCTCAGCACGCTTTCTTGGCATTAT GTGCCCTGCGCTTCATGCGGCGAATCATCGGTTTGAAGGATGAATTCTACAACCGCTACATTATGAGAAATTTTCTCTTTGAGCCAGTCGTGAAGGCCTTTCTCAAAAACGGCTCGCGTTACAATCTCATGAACTCGGCCATCATTGAGATGTTTGAATATGTCCGTGTG GATGTGAAGTCTCTCACCGCTCACATCATTGAGAATTACTGGAAGGCTCTCGAGGATGTGGACTATGTTCAGACCTTCAAGGGCCTCAAGCTGCGCTATGAACAGCAGCGTGAGAGGCAGGACAACCCCAAACTAGACAG CATGCGTTCCATCTTGAGGAACCACCGCTTCCGCCGCGACGCGCGGACActggaagatgaggaggagatgTGGTTCAACACGGATGAGGAGGACCTTGAGGATGGTGAGGCTGTAGTACGTCCCTCGGACAAGATGAAGAGCGAGGAGGACCTCATGGAACCCATAAGCAAGTTCATGGAGAGGAAGAAAt TGAAAGACTCTGATGACAAGGAAGTTCTGGGGAAGTCAAGCTTGTCGGGCCGGCAGAACCCAACCTTCAAACTTTCCTTTTCTGGGTCCACCAAAACCAGCCTGTCGAGCCCTCCGTCAGCTGCCTCGCTGAACCCAGGTTCTCCTGGCTCACCAGAATCTCCGAGCTCAGGGACGAAGAGCTCAGGTGCCACCCCAGCGGTGACCACAAAG